A DNA window from Mucilaginibacter xinganensis contains the following coding sequences:
- a CDS encoding outer membrane beta-barrel protein — protein sequence MRKILLVPLLIIISIAAKAQNHGIVKAIILDSLNKQPIQLATVSVLKVQDSSLISYTVTDKNGAFALHNLREEPSRLLITHVGYQGIRINIKFKNGEPVDLGKIYLSAKMLGEVTVKGERIPVMIKKDTIEFDATAFKTRPNALVEDLLKKLPGVQVDREGGITVNGKDISKIKVNGKDFFVNDPKIATRNLEANMISKVQVYDDRENDPDHLVPDYQVKKIINLKFKKSFTKGILSTVGAGAGTQDRYVGSGFMAKFQDDLQLSAKVGIDNLSGSGFFSGNYGGFSTLNFGSAGLRKSTNGNFDFTKDVSKKLKLHIEYRFDNSIVDNNSVSKVQQNINDTVINSLTSNIRHQKANNQILHAETEWKPDSLTIIKYNPDVEYNYNNSQDKSTSSRSNTYVPLLNTTISSDNGSSNAFQYQHNLSYYRKLNKKGASLTLSNSISIHPENSLNFNSNDLISYVAGFPSDTLRRSSKNTNSDISEGLNVAYHYPITKKLAADILLVTLHDRNKGELLTYDEDFKTGLYTIFLQNQSSNLIRNLWGEGFNPQFTYNFTDDISLKAGVTALGQQIGNHFNSYTNDLNQDFFYLLPSAEIHVKDFTLSYGETVQQPSINNLQPITIVYSPLYTFTGNPLLKPTYFHNINFNYRKYNRAAGLNFNASAHIVIEKNTIVNEQTISSEGAVVTTPINRNGRFTAYLNTSISKHFKKQGKWDFMVIGNGNASAGHNFFIVNGQNGYQNTQSVSFEPAFYAEWNDLITFEPNYKINYATTQYQLVNYPKTNYATQSAGMAVDLSLPQNFRWRADYTYKYNPIVEPGFQRSANLLNFSVTRRIQKDGKGEIGLLCYDILNQNVSSSHYVVANSINDIQNQVLRRYVLLTYTYHFKKFK from the coding sequence ATGCGAAAAATATTATTAGTCCCCCTGCTTATTATTATTTCGATTGCTGCGAAGGCACAAAACCACGGTATAGTTAAAGCCATCATTCTTGATTCATTAAACAAACAACCCATTCAGCTTGCTACTGTTTCTGTGTTAAAGGTTCAGGATTCATCCCTTATATCGTACACGGTTACTGATAAAAATGGTGCCTTTGCGCTGCATAATTTGCGCGAAGAGCCGTCGCGTCTGCTGATAACCCATGTTGGTTACCAGGGCATACGTATCAATATTAAATTCAAAAACGGCGAACCGGTTGACCTCGGAAAAATCTACCTGTCTGCAAAAATGCTGGGGGAAGTAACGGTAAAGGGAGAACGGATCCCGGTTATGATTAAAAAAGATACCATTGAATTTGACGCAACTGCTTTTAAAACCCGCCCCAATGCCCTGGTTGAAGACCTGTTGAAGAAATTACCCGGCGTACAGGTTGACCGCGAAGGGGGCATTACTGTAAATGGTAAAGATATTTCAAAAATAAAGGTAAATGGCAAGGATTTTTTTGTGAACGACCCCAAAATTGCCACGCGAAACCTGGAGGCCAACATGATTTCGAAAGTACAGGTTTATGACGACCGTGAGAACGACCCCGATCACCTGGTACCGGACTATCAGGTTAAGAAGATCATTAACCTGAAATTTAAAAAATCATTTACCAAAGGGATCTTGAGCACAGTAGGCGCTGGAGCCGGAACACAGGACAGGTACGTTGGCTCGGGATTTATGGCCAAGTTCCAGGACGATCTGCAACTGAGTGCAAAGGTTGGCATTGATAACCTGAGCGGTTCGGGGTTTTTCTCCGGAAATTATGGCGGGTTCAGCACCTTGAATTTTGGCAGCGCCGGCTTAAGGAAATCAACGAACGGAAACTTTGATTTTACAAAAGATGTCAGCAAAAAACTGAAGCTGCATATTGAATACCGGTTTGATAACAGCATTGTTGATAACAACTCCGTTTCAAAGGTGCAGCAAAATATTAACGACACCGTTATCAATTCACTAACCAGCAATATAAGGCATCAAAAAGCCAATAACCAGATCCTGCATGCAGAAACGGAATGGAAACCGGACTCGCTTACTATAATAAAGTATAACCCTGATGTTGAATATAATTATAATAACAGCCAGGATAAAAGCACCAGCAGCCGGTCAAACACCTACGTTCCGTTACTTAATACCACCATCAGCAGCGATAATGGCAGCAGTAACGCTTTTCAATACCAGCATAATTTGAGTTATTACCGTAAATTAAACAAAAAGGGCGCTTCGCTAACCCTAAGCAATTCCATCAGCATCCACCCGGAAAACAGCCTTAATTTCAACAGCAACGACTTAATATCGTATGTTGCGGGTTTCCCGTCTGACACATTAAGGCGCTCATCAAAAAACACAAACAGCGATATATCCGAAGGTTTAAATGTTGCTTATCATTACCCTATCACAAAAAAATTAGCAGCAGATATACTATTGGTTACCCTACATGATCGCAACAAAGGCGAATTACTTACCTATGATGAAGACTTTAAGACCGGACTGTACACCATTTTTTTGCAGAACCAAAGCAGCAACCTCATCCGCAACCTGTGGGGCGAGGGTTTTAACCCGCAGTTCACCTATAACTTTACCGATGACATTTCATTAAAAGCGGGAGTAACCGCCCTGGGCCAGCAAATAGGCAATCATTTTAACAGCTACACCAATGATCTTAACCAGGATTTCTTTTACCTGCTGCCATCAGCGGAGATACACGTAAAGGATTTTACTTTAAGCTATGGCGAAACCGTACAGCAGCCTTCTATTAACAATTTGCAGCCTATTACCATTGTTTATAGTCCGCTTTACACCTTTACAGGTAACCCATTGCTAAAACCCACCTATTTCCACAATATTAATTTCAACTACCGTAAGTACAACCGCGCGGCAGGTTTAAACTTTAACGCAAGCGCACACATTGTTATCGAGAAAAATACCATTGTGAACGAGCAAACCATTAGTTCAGAAGGTGCCGTGGTAACTACCCCCATAAACCGTAACGGACGTTTTACAGCTTATTTAAATACCAGCATTAGTAAGCATTTTAAAAAACAGGGTAAATGGGACTTTATGGTGATAGGAAATGGCAACGCAAGTGCCGGGCATAATTTTTTTATTGTTAACGGCCAAAACGGCTATCAAAACACGCAAAGCGTCTCCTTTGAACCTGCTTTTTACGCAGAATGGAATGACCTGATAACGTTTGAACCCAACTATAAGATTAACTATGCCACTACGCAATACCAGCTTGTTAATTATCCAAAAACAAATTATGCCACTCAAAGCGCAGGTATGGCGGTAGATTTAAGCCTGCCGCAAAATTTTAGATGGAGGGCCGATTATACGTATAAATACAATCCTATTGTTGAACCGGGTTTTCAGCGCAGCGCGAATCTGCTCAATTTTTCGGTTACCCGCAGGATCCAGAAGGATGGAAAAGGCGAAATTGGACTGTTGTGTTATGATATTTTAAACCAAAACGTAAGTTCAAGCCATTATGTGGTGGCCAATAGTATTAATGATATTCAAAACCAGGTATTGAGGCGGTACGTATTGCTAACCTACACTTATCACTTCAAAAAGTTTAAATAA
- a CDS encoding cupin domain-containing protein produces the protein MDIQQYIESGILEEYCMGNLGEEDQAYLIQLTMLYPEIKAELTAVELAFEKLALSAAVEPVAALKDKIFASLGFAEIDINKPPVITNSTDPEPWLKAFAHLIPQEPTEDFVMHIIRQDETVQQMLVTGNTDVPEEEHGEFFEGLFVLKGLCECTIGDELFALGAGDFIEIPLHVKHDIKLVTPFVTAVLQYRFV, from the coding sequence ATGGATATACAACAGTATATTGAAAGCGGTATTTTGGAAGAATATTGCATGGGCAATTTAGGTGAAGAAGATCAGGCCTACTTGATCCAGCTAACCATGCTTTATCCGGAAATTAAGGCGGAACTAACTGCTGTTGAACTTGCTTTTGAAAAACTTGCCTTGTCAGCGGCTGTTGAACCTGTGGCTGCACTAAAAGATAAAATATTCGCGTCGCTTGGTTTTGCTGAAATAGACATTAATAAACCGCCTGTTATTACCAATTCAACCGATCCGGAACCCTGGTTAAAAGCATTTGCACATTTAATACCCCAAGAACCCACCGAAGATTTTGTGATGCACATTATCAGGCAGGACGAAACAGTGCAACAAATGCTGGTTACCGGCAATACCGATGTGCCTGAAGAAGAACACGGCGAATTTTTTGAAGGCTTGTTTGTTTTAAAGGGCCTTTGTGAATGCACCATTGGCGATGAACTTTTTGCGCTTGGCGCCGGTGATTTTATTGAGATCCCGCTGCATGTTAAACACGATATAAAACTGGTAACCCCCTTTGTTACCGCTGTTTTACAATACAGATTTGTTTAG
- a CDS encoding RNA polymerase sigma factor, with amino-acid sequence MDKNYTSQPALVELLLRRDPKGCQHLCESYSGRLYGFIVRIVKDAKAADRVLEKTFTAICNNIHQYTHSQLTFLTWALQLARSESIDYLCISKQKASFKEDKNKDNTDDTTAVAEIAVFNMIHQGYKVYEVAELLGMTVEDVKLNIRKAMKQKKNAN; translated from the coding sequence GTGGATAAAAACTATACTTCCCAGCCCGCTTTAGTTGAATTACTTTTACGCCGCGACCCAAAAGGTTGCCAACATTTGTGCGAGAGTTATTCGGGCAGGCTTTACGGCTTCATCGTCCGCATAGTTAAGGATGCAAAGGCTGCCGACAGGGTGCTTGAAAAAACTTTTACCGCTATCTGCAATAACATTCATCAATATACACACAGCCAGCTTACATTTTTAACGTGGGCGCTGCAGCTTGCTCGTTCAGAAAGTATTGATTACCTTTGCATTAGCAAACAAAAAGCATCATTTAAAGAGGATAAAAATAAAGATAACACCGACGATACCACAGCTGTAGCTGAAATTGCCGTTTTTAACATGATACACCAGGGCTACAAAGTTTATGAAGTGGCCGAGTTACTGGGTATGACCGTGGAAGACGTGAAACTGAATATTCGCAAAGCGATGAAACAAAAGAAAAACGCTAACTAA
- a CDS encoding VOC family protein, protein MKFRTARHTKDLNRIIDFYGRVLGLKVLGEFRDHHDYNGIFLGIPGADWHLEFTTSGIAPVHYPDHDDLLIFYAESVEEFNAIKQKFIDNKIRPVPPKNPYWAGNGITFTDPDGFRIVISVLRILPGNS, encoded by the coding sequence ATGAAGTTCAGGACAGCCAGGCACACAAAAGATTTAAACCGCATAATTGACTTTTACGGGAGAGTTTTGGGGTTAAAAGTTTTAGGTGAATTTAGGGATCATCACGATTACAACGGGATCTTCCTAGGCATTCCCGGCGCCGACTGGCACCTGGAATTTACTACCTCCGGCATAGCGCCTGTACACTACCCCGATCATGACGACCTGCTGATATTTTATGCCGAGTCTGTTGAGGAGTTTAACGCCATTAAACAAAAATTTATTGATAATAAGATAAGGCCGGTGCCACCTAAAAACCCTTATTGGGCAGGTAACGGTATTACTTTTACCGATCCTGACGGCTTCCGGATAGTGATTTCGGTGCTAAGAATTTTGCCGGGGAATTCCTGA
- a CDS encoding LysR substrate-binding domain-containing protein, translating to MIFDFRLKVFYTVAQRLSFTKAAAELFITQPAVTKHIKELEHQLNVQLFRRNGNSIVLTGAGKIMQQYAERIFQTYTDLETELAQLNNLEAGTVHIGASTTVAQTILPKILALFKKTYPAVNFTFIQGNTDVITQLVLAEKIDIAIVEGAAHYPQIAYAPFAKDEIVLVTRANNQLSKKAEITPKQLLNIPLILREAGSGTLDVIFNALNSAGVNPKDLQIEIQLESSIAIKQYLLYSETATFLSIQSVISELKYNELSIIEIKGLEIFRTFQFIQLHGKNSKLIDLFKRFCLSSYNLK from the coding sequence ATGATCTTCGATTTTAGGCTTAAGGTATTTTACACGGTTGCGCAAAGGCTAAGCTTTACCAAAGCTGCCGCAGAGTTGTTTATTACCCAGCCTGCGGTTACCAAGCATATTAAGGAACTGGAGCACCAGCTTAACGTTCAGCTGTTTAGGCGCAATGGCAATAGCATCGTGCTCACCGGGGCGGGTAAGATCATGCAGCAATATGCCGAAAGGATCTTTCAAACTTATACCGATCTGGAAACCGAGCTTGCCCAGTTAAATAACCTGGAAGCCGGAACGGTACACATTGGCGCCAGCACCACTGTTGCCCAAACCATTTTGCCCAAGATCCTGGCTTTGTTTAAAAAAACCTACCCGGCCGTAAACTTTACCTTTATACAGGGCAATACAGATGTTATAACGCAGTTGGTACTGGCCGAAAAGATTGATATTGCCATAGTTGAAGGGGCCGCCCATTATCCGCAGATAGCGTATGCTCCCTTCGCCAAGGACGAGATTGTGCTGGTAACCCGCGCCAATAACCAGCTTTCAAAAAAAGCGGAGATCACCCCAAAACAGTTGTTAAATATCCCCCTTATTTTACGCGAGGCAGGTTCCGGTACGCTGGATGTGATTTTTAACGCCCTGAACAGCGCCGGTGTAAACCCGAAGGACCTGCAGATTGAAATTCAGCTCGAAAGCAGCATCGCCATAAAACAATACCTGCTGTATTCAGAAACCGCTACCTTTCTTTCTATTCAATCGGTAATAAGCGAATTAAAATACAATGAGCTGAGCATTATCGAAATTAAAGGGCTCGAAATCTTCCGAACTTTCCAGTTCATCCAGCTTCATGGAAAAAACTCCAAACTGATAGATCTTTTTAAAAGATTCTGCCTTTCAAGCTATAACTTAAAGTAA
- a CDS encoding NAD(P)/FAD-dependent oxidoreductase — protein MEPITTDICIIGAGPVGLFAVFEAGLLKMRCHLIDVLPQVGGQLSEIYPQKPIYDIPGFPTVNAQQLVDGLMEQIEPFKPTFSLGERVNELQKLDDGSFITTTSDGTEVHSKVVVIAGGLGCFEPRKPAIDNLEEFEGKGVAYMVKNPEAYRGRKVVLAGGGDSALDWTIFLADIAEEVTLIHRGDTFRGAPDSAEKVFELAKQGRINLVLQAHIKAINGNGHLQEVEIVDRDNAISVIAADNLIPLFGLTPKLGPIAEWGLNVDKSAIMVDTVDYSTNVKGVYAIGDINIYPGKLKLILCGFHEAALMAQSAFKQVYPDQKLSFKYTTVYGVSAF, from the coding sequence ATGGAACCCATAACTACTGATATTTGCATTATAGGCGCAGGCCCGGTTGGTTTATTTGCTGTTTTTGAAGCCGGTTTGTTAAAAATGCGCTGCCACCTTATTGATGTTTTGCCACAGGTGGGTGGGCAACTTTCCGAGATCTACCCACAAAAACCTATTTATGATATTCCCGGCTTCCCTACTGTTAACGCACAGCAGCTGGTTGATGGGCTGATGGAACAGATAGAACCCTTTAAGCCCACTTTTAGCCTGGGCGAACGGGTTAATGAACTGCAAAAGCTGGACGACGGCTCGTTCATAACCACCACCAGCGACGGTACCGAAGTGCACAGCAAGGTAGTGGTGATAGCAGGCGGACTGGGCTGCTTTGAGCCCCGCAAACCGGCTATTGATAACCTGGAAGAATTTGAAGGCAAGGGCGTAGCCTACATGGTTAAAAATCCCGAGGCGTACCGTGGCCGCAAAGTAGTGCTGGCAGGTGGTGGCGACTCGGCCCTCGACTGGACTATTTTTTTAGCCGATATAGCCGAAGAAGTTACGCTGATTCACCGTGGTGATACCTTCCGCGGTGCGCCGGACAGTGCCGAAAAGGTGTTTGAGCTGGCCAAGCAGGGCCGCATTAACCTTGTTTTACAGGCACATATTAAAGCTATAAACGGTAACGGCCATTTGCAGGAAGTGGAGATTGTTGACCGGGATAACGCCATATCTGTTATAGCTGCCGATAATTTGATCCCGCTGTTTGGCCTTACCCCAAAACTGGGGCCCATTGCCGAATGGGGGTTAAATGTAGATAAATCGGCTATTATGGTTGATACCGTTGATTACAGCACCAATGTAAAAGGGGTTTATGCCATTGGCGATATCAATATCTATCCCGGTAAGCTAAAGCTGATCCTTTGCGGGTTTCACGAAGCGGCCCTGATGGCACAAAGCGCTTTTAAGCAGGTTTATCCCGACCAGAAACTAAGCTTTAAATACACTACCGTGTATGGTGTGAGCGCGTTTTGA
- a CDS encoding 2Fe-2S iron-sulfur cluster-binding protein: MINLTIEDRDGSRRPVEIPEDISLSLMEVLKATDHHILATCGGMALCATCHVQVVEGPEKYFHATDQELDLLDTLPDAAHDSRLACQLRISEDMDGMVFRILGEE; encoded by the coding sequence ATGATCAATTTAACTATTGAAGACAGGGACGGCAGCCGCAGGCCTGTTGAGATTCCCGAAGATATAAGTTTGAGCCTGATGGAGGTTTTAAAAGCAACCGACCACCACATACTGGCTACCTGCGGTGGTATGGCCCTTTGCGCCACCTGCCATGTACAGGTTGTTGAGGGCCCCGAAAAGTATTTCCACGCCACAGATCAGGAACTTGACCTGCTGGATACCCTTCCCGATGCCGCACATGACAGCCGACTGGCCTGCCAGCTCCGCATCAGCGAGGATATGGACGGAATGGTGTTCAGGATATTGGGCGAGGAGTAA
- a CDS encoding patatin-like phospholipase family protein — MESTTPSAQPAALTLQVNCISPFENIALAFSGGGFRAASFALGVLSYLDHAKFGDAADPLNGTSLLQQVTYLSSASGGTIATALYALYNTGGKTFGEFYVKLYETLQGEQILKNALEILSDKNRWKNRPDKSRNIINAFAMAYDEYIFEGNTLKALNKDGAGRHLQEVCFNTTEFYTGQSFRQDKKLVYDNKPDSYFKFGNHIIFLDPAVADDLKLSDLLAASSCFPAGFEPIIFPDDFTHQGLSADTLKKALTMQPQTGDKQEREFIDKKRVGFMDGGITDNQGLQSMMYADRRRIENETDYKPFNLMLVNDVGSHFIKPYVMPAAPKKGGLSLWALNFFVVAFFILAIAATVTGVWKHCTPLIIAGSLLIPLPVVFMSVVLWLRGKVFGASESPSRSGLLKSFTERIVVLLVKYFTRTPLPVLKQMLQARAESVLLLNMSVFLKRIRQLLYNTFYGSPEWKNRGKGNHIYDLSFSNNINRNRSPVPPPMVPSRDLQIVAQVAFNMGTTLWFDQADGLQLHDEACIIACGQFTTCYNLLEYVNRLIKNPSAYDAAYKNRLLNLQQQLTGDYEHFKTDPFFMYNDAGKTYQIRGFKPLSVKDIPFPTNWE; from the coding sequence ATGGAAAGTACAACCCCATCTGCCCAGCCTGCTGCACTTACATTGCAGGTTAATTGCATTAGCCCTTTTGAAAATATTGCGCTCGCCTTTTCGGGCGGTGGTTTCCGCGCGGCTTCGTTTGCGCTGGGGGTACTCTCCTATCTTGATCATGCAAAGTTTGGCGATGCCGCCGATCCGCTTAACGGCACCTCGCTGCTGCAGCAGGTAACCTACCTGTCATCGGCATCGGGCGGCACCATTGCCACTGCGCTGTACGCTTTGTATAACACCGGCGGCAAAACCTTTGGCGAGTTTTACGTTAAGTTGTACGAAACCCTGCAGGGCGAACAAATCCTAAAAAATGCGCTCGAAATACTGTCAGACAAAAACAGGTGGAAGAACCGGCCCGACAAAAGCCGCAACATTATCAATGCGTTTGCCATGGCTTATGATGAATATATTTTTGAGGGTAACACGCTTAAAGCACTCAATAAAGATGGCGCCGGCAGGCACCTGCAGGAGGTTTGCTTTAACACTACTGAATTTTATACGGGGCAGTCGTTCAGGCAGGATAAGAAGTTGGTTTACGATAATAAGCCTGACAGCTACTTTAAATTTGGGAACCACATTATTTTCCTGGATCCCGCAGTTGCTGACGACCTGAAGCTGAGCGACCTGCTGGCGGCATCGTCCTGCTTCCCGGCCGGGTTTGAGCCCATTATTTTCCCGGACGATTTTACGCACCAGGGACTGAGCGCCGATACCCTGAAAAAAGCCCTTACCATGCAGCCGCAAACCGGCGATAAGCAGGAACGGGAGTTTATTGATAAAAAACGCGTTGGCTTTATGGATGGCGGCATAACAGATAACCAGGGCCTGCAAAGCATGATGTACGCCGACCGGCGCAGGATAGAGAATGAAACTGATTATAAGCCCTTTAACTTAATGCTGGTTAATGATGTCGGCAGCCACTTTATAAAGCCCTACGTAATGCCCGCCGCACCAAAAAAAGGTGGGTTGAGCCTTTGGGCCTTAAACTTTTTTGTTGTTGCCTTTTTTATACTGGCCATTGCCGCTACCGTTACAGGCGTATGGAAACACTGCACCCCGTTAATTATTGCAGGAAGCTTGCTGATCCCACTACCGGTGGTGTTTATGAGCGTTGTTTTATGGCTGAGGGGCAAGGTTTTTGGCGCTTCGGAATCGCCCTCAAGATCGGGTTTGTTAAAAAGCTTTACCGAGCGGATTGTGGTGTTGCTGGTGAAATACTTTACCCGCACGCCGTTGCCAGTGCTTAAACAAATGCTGCAGGCCAGGGCCGAATCAGTACTGCTGCTGAATATGAGTGTTTTTTTAAAGCGGATAAGGCAGCTGCTTTACAACACCTTTTATGGGTCGCCGGAGTGGAAGAACCGTGGTAAAGGCAACCACATTTATGACCTTTCGTTCTCCAATAATATTAACCGCAACCGTAGCCCTGTACCGCCGCCAATGGTACCAAGCCGCGATTTGCAGATTGTGGCCCAGGTAGCCTTTAACATGGGCACTACCCTGTGGTTTGACCAGGCTGACGGCCTGCAGCTGCACGACGAAGCCTGCATTATTGCCTGCGGACAGTTTACCACGTGCTATAACCTGCTGGAATATGTTAACAGGCTGATAAAAAACCCGTCTGCTTATGATGCCGCTTATAAAAACAGGCTGCTGAACCTGCAGCAACAACTAACCGGCGACTATGAGCATTTTAAAACCGATCCGTTTTTTATGTATAACGATGCCGGTAAAACGTATCAGATTCGGGGCTTTAAACCGCTATCTGTAAAAGACATCCCTTTCCCTACCAATTGGGAGTAA
- a CDS encoding MarR family winged helix-turn-helix transcriptional regulator has product MNLYQSLGYLVLGSRLRRLSEGFLAEINRAYQIEGIDFDASWFPVFYLLSKNESLSIKELSAHTEVSHPAASQLITNLKNRKLVTSATCADDGRRQMVQLTDSGRELLAQILPVWDAILLAMDDVMANDAACQNLLPGITALENAFKSTSLSERISNKLNMELKAETHD; this is encoded by the coding sequence ATGAATTTATATCAAAGTTTGGGATACCTTGTTTTAGGCAGCCGTTTAAGGCGGCTGAGCGAGGGTTTCCTGGCCGAAATTAACCGGGCTTACCAAATTGAAGGGATTGATTTTGATGCCAGCTGGTTCCCGGTGTTTTATTTACTGTCAAAAAACGAATCACTTTCTATAAAGGAGCTGAGCGCACATACCGAGGTTTCGCACCCGGCGGCAAGTCAGCTCATCACCAATTTAAAAAACAGAAAGCTGGTAACCAGTGCAACCTGTGCCGACGATGGCCGCAGGCAAATGGTGCAGTTAACCGACAGTGGCCGTGAATTGCTGGCGCAGATATTGCCGGTTTGGGATGCCATACTTTTAGCAATGGACGACGTAATGGCGAATGATGCGGCCTGCCAAAACCTGCTGCCCGGTATTACCGCCCTTGAAAACGCTTTTAAAAGCACAAGCCTTTCTGAACGCATCAGCAATAAACTGAATATGGAACTAAAAGCCGAAACCCATGACTAA
- the hutH gene encoding histidine ammonia-lyase, with the protein MTNTFNYGSSHLTIGLCLDIAGGKVKGVIDAAAAGMITASWREVEKIVHAQHPVYGINTGFGPLCDTRISEADTSLLQSNLLKSHSVGVGNPIPQEIAKLMMICKVQALAQGFSGIALATLQRIIWHIDKDIIPIVPEKGSVGASGDLAPLAHLFLPLLGLGEVYENGERLPAAKVLAAHGLQPLVLGPKEGLALINGTQFILAFALKAVQRLDDALNRADLIGALSLEGLMGSARPFDERLHRLRPYKGTKLVAKRLHTLLKDSGICNSHVNCDRVQDPYSLRCMPQVHGASRNAWLHLKELTEIELNSVTDNPIVFNADDTISGGNFHGQPLAMVLDYATIAAAELGNIADRRCYLMSEGRYGLPKLLTSNAGLHSGLMIPQYTTAALVTENKTLCFPASADSVPTSLGQEDHVSMGSISGRKLNQVIDNLEYIQAIELLYAAQAIDFRRPLKSTPVVEACHALVREHVPHIDDDRIFADDINALHKIITDGSLLATANHTATAHQINLKDDEFGIY; encoded by the coding sequence ATGACTAATACTTTTAACTACGGCAGCAGCCACCTTACCATCGGCCTTTGTTTAGACATTGCAGGCGGAAAGGTTAAAGGCGTAATTGACGCTGCGGCCGCCGGAATGATCACTGCATCATGGCGCGAGGTGGAAAAGATAGTGCATGCGCAACACCCGGTTTACGGCATCAATACAGGTTTTGGTCCGCTGTGCGATACCCGGATCTCTGAAGCCGATACCTCGCTGCTGCAAAGCAACCTGCTCAAAAGCCATAGCGTTGGCGTGGGCAATCCTATCCCGCAGGAGATAGCCAAGCTGATGATGATCTGCAAAGTGCAGGCACTGGCGCAGGGTTTCTCAGGCATCGCGTTAGCAACATTGCAACGCATCATCTGGCATATTGATAAAGATATCATCCCCATAGTTCCTGAAAAAGGTTCGGTAGGGGCCTCCGGCGATCTGGCTCCGCTTGCCCATTTGTTTTTACCCCTGCTGGGCTTAGGCGAGGTATATGAAAATGGTGAGCGCTTACCGGCTGCCAAAGTTTTGGCGGCGCACGGCCTGCAGCCATTGGTTTTAGGCCCCAAAGAGGGTTTGGCCTTAATTAACGGTACACAATTTATACTGGCATTTGCTTTAAAGGCGGTACAGCGGCTGGACGATGCCCTTAACCGTGCCGATCTGATAGGCGCATTATCGTTAGAAGGATTAATGGGTTCTGCAAGGCCTTTTGATGAGCGGCTGCACCGGTTGCGCCCTTATAAAGGCACAAAGCTGGTTGCCAAACGCCTGCATACCTTATTAAAAGATTCCGGCATCTGTAATTCGCACGTAAACTGCGACCGCGTGCAGGACCCTTATTCGCTGCGGTGTATGCCGCAGGTGCATGGTGCATCGCGCAATGCCTGGCTGCATTTAAAAGAACTTACCGAAATTGAACTGAACTCTGTTACCGATAACCCCATCGTTTTTAATGCCGATGATACCATTAGCGGGGGCAATTTTCACGGGCAGCCGTTGGCTATGGTACTTGACTATGCAACTATCGCGGCAGCAGAATTAGGTAATATAGCTGACAGAAGGTGTTATTTAATGAGCGAAGGCAGGTACGGTTTGCCCAAACTGTTAACCAGTAATGCCGGCCTGCACTCGGGCTTAATGATCCCACAATACACTACAGCGGCATTGGTTACCGAAAATAAAACCCTTTGTTTTCCGGCAAGTGCCGATAGCGTACCCACGTCTTTAGGGCAGGAAGATCATGTATCCATGGGTTCCATCAGCGGGCGCAAGCTTAACCAGGTAATTGATAACCTGGAATATATTCAGGCCATTGAGCTGCTTTACGCGGCACAGGCTATTGATTTCAGGCGGCCGTTAAAATCAACCCCCGTTGTGGAGGCCTGTCATGCGCTGGTGCGTGAGCATGTACCACACATTGATGACGACCGTATTTTTGCCGATGATATTAATGCCTTACATAAAATAATTACTGACGGCTCATTACTTGCAACAGCCAACCATACAGCAACCGCTCACCAAATTAACCTGAAAGATGACGAATTCGGAATTTATTAA